The genomic window GTACGCAATATTTAATGGCATTTTCCCGCCCGTTCGACCCGGCACGGTTTCTGCTGACGAAAGACCCATTCCATTCTGGAGGCCGGCGGATGCGACTGGAAAAAGCAACTCGCGTTCCGAATATTCTTCCTTTCCGGCGGGAACCGGCGAAACCCGACCGTCCGGCCCGAGGATCGTATTCCTCCACCGGTAAGCGAGCGGCAACATGCGTCGCCCGGGAACAGGACAGGCCGTCGGCCCTCGCCGGCGGGGACGAGGAACTTCTCGCAGGACTCCGTGCCGGGAGCGCCTCCGCGGTCGACGAGCTGCTCCGGCTGTACCAGGTGAAGATCTTCAACCTCGCGATGTCGATCCTGAAGAACGAGAGCGACGCCGAGGAAGCAACGCAGGACGTGTTCATGACCGTGATCCGCAAGGCGGAGACGTTCCAGGGGAACTCCGCCTTCTATTCGTGGATGTACCGGATCTGCGTGAACACCTGCCTCATGCGGCTGCGCGGAAAGCGGCGGAATGAAACGGTTTCGATCGAGGAGTTCATGCCCGTGTTCACGGACGAAGGGATGCACGCCTCCCCGATGGACGACTGGAGCAAGGAAGTGGAACGGGACGCGCTCAACGAGGAACTGGGACGGATGATCCGCAAATACACCGAGGAGCTTTCCGAGAAGTACCGGGTCGTCTTCGTCCTGAGCGACGTGGAGGGGCTGTCCAACGAGGAGACGGCAAAGATTCTCGGGCTCACCGTACCCGCCATCAAGTCAAGACTGCATCGTGCCCGCCTTTACCTGCGCGAGCAGCTCTCCCGCTACCTCCTTGAGGGGAAGGCGGGAAGGATGGGCATGCAATCGGCCAAACCGAGGGAGCCGGGCCGGAATCAGGCCGTTTGGCGGGTGTGATCCACTTCATTGACAATTCTTCCGTTCCCCATCGGCGTTCGGTGCGGGACGCCGGGAGACGCGAAGCGTTGGAGGAAAGCACTATGAACGATCTCGAGGCAGCGCCGAGGGTAAAGAAAAGCGTCGTCGGCGTCTTTTTCACCTGCGTGTTTTGCGGCACGGTGGAAGAGATCCACGTTCCTCGCGAGGAGGGACTGCCCCCGAAGGTTTACTGGGAATGCCTCACCTGTCAGATGCAGGACATCCGCGACGTTAGAAAGGGGCTCGCGAAGGGGTTCGCGTGAAGGCGTCATCGCGCTTCCATCGCGATCGTCTTGTCCCGAAGGAATGGATCCGTGGAAGGGGTCGCGGTCACTGCCGCGCGGATGGCTCCATTTGCAGTCCTTCTTCGGGACCTTCCTCCTTCGGGATGGGGAGCTCGATACGGAACTCCGCCCCGCCCTGGCGGCTTTCCCCGATCTTGAGCGACCCCCGGTGGCCTGCGATGACCCGGCGGCTGAAGTTCAAACCGATCCCGTACCCGTCCTGTCGAGTGGTGAAAAAAGGATCGAAGATCTTCTCCCGAAGATGGGAAGGCACTCCCGGTCCCGAATCGGCGACCCGGATCACCGCCTGACCCCCTTCCAGGGAGACCGAGATCTCGAGAACCTTTTCCTTTTCCGAATTCTCCATCGCCTCCGCCGCATTGGAGATCAGGTTCAAGAGCACCTGGGTGAACAGGCGAGGGTCCGCCAGGCACTTCGGCAGTTTCCCGACCCCGGAGCGGTCCAGGGTGATCCCCCGCTTGCGCAGCATGTCCATCGAAAAATCGATCGCCTCCCCGACCGCCTCGTTGATGTCCGCCCGTTTCAGGCGGAATGCGCTCGGCCTGGAGAAGTCCATCACCTTCTTGATTACGTCCTCGATCCGGCAGGAGGCGGACTTGATCTCGTCGATGATCCTTTTCGCTTTCTCCCTCTCCTCCTCGCCGAGGCCATCGGCCTCCCGGTGAAGATTTTCCAGCAAGGATAGGTGGATGTTGATCCCCGACAGGGGATTGCGGATCTCGTGGGCGATCCCGGTGATCGCGTGGCCCAGGGCGGCCATCTTCTCCCGGACCATGGCGATATGCTCCATCTCCTTGGACCGGGTAATGTCCACCATGTTCACCAATGCGGCCACCTGTTCTTCGTACCGGATCGGGCTGGCCCGGATCAGCACCCAACGCATGTCCACTCCTTCGGCTGCCTTTCCGTACGGGTAAAACCGGAGATCCGTCTCCGGCGCGATCGGCTCCCCGGAATCGATGGCGTCGCACAAGGAGGAAAATTTCTCCCGGTCCTCGGGATGAATGTCTTGAAACTCCCGGAGCATGAAGAGTTCGGGCATCTCCCCGAACAGCCGCTTCTGCTCCGGGTTCCGGAACACGATCCGGCCGTTCCGGACGATGAAGATCCCCACGAAGGAATTTTCCACCTTCGTCCGGAACCGCTCCTCGCTTTCCCGGAGAGTCTTCTCGGTCCTCTTCCGCTCCCGCGCATACCGTATCGACCGCAGAAGAAGCACGCCGTCGAACTTTCCCTTCACCAGGTAATCCTGCGCACCCTGACGAAGGCTTTCCATCGCCGTATCTTCATCGTCCAGGCCGGTGAGCACCACGACCGGGACCCCGGGAGCGGCTTCCCGCACGGCCGACAGCGTATCGATTCCCTGGCTGTCGGGGAGCGCGAGGTCCAGCAGGACGATGTCGATCTCCCCTTCGATGAGCGATTGGAGGCCCGCCCCGAGCCGATCCGCCCACTTCATTCGGGGCGAACCGTTTCCCGCCTCGGCCATCATTTCACCGATCAGCCTGGCATCCCCCGGGTTGTCCTCGATCAGGAGCGCATGGATCGGGCGATCGCCCATCGGGTCTCCTCATTCCTTCTTTTTCGGGAGCACGACCACCGTGAACCAGAACTCCTCGATCGCCTTCACCACGGACAGGAACTGGGACAGGTCCACCGGCTTGGTGATGTAGCAGTTCGCGTGGAGCTTGTAGCTCTTGAGGACATCCTGCTCGTCTTGCGACGTCGTGAGGATCACGATCGGGATGACCATCAGCTTCGGGTCCTTTTTGATTTCCTCGAGCACTTCCCTCCCGTCTTTCTTCGGCAGGTTCAGATCGAGAAGTATGATGTCGGGCCGCCGCGCATTCGCGAACTTGCCCTGGCGACGCAGGGTGGCCATCGCCTCCTCTCCGTCCCGGGCCACGGTCAGGCGGTTAAGGACCTTCCCTTCCCGCAAAGCCTCGATCGTCAGCCGGACGTCGCCGGGATTGTCCTCCACGAGCAGGATCTCGATCGGCCTGCCGTGTTCTTCATGACTCATGTTTGTCCCCCCCGTTCTCGATGATGGAAAAGAAAAACGTGGACCCCTTTCCGGTTTCCGACTCCACCCAGATGCGCCCGCCGTGGCGTTCCGCGATCTTCTTGCAGATCGCCAGGCCGATCCCGGTTCCGGGATATTCGGTGTTTCCGTGCAGCCGCTGGAATATCGCGAAGATTCGGCCGAAATATTTCGGATCGATCCCGATGCCGTTGTCCTTCACCGAGAAGACCCATTCCCCACCGTCCAACCTCGCCGAAACGTGGACCCTCGGCCGCTGCTCGCCGCGGAACTTGACGGCGTTTCCGATCAGGTTCTGGAAGAGCTGGGCCAGCTGGATGCCGTCCGCCGTCACGGTGGGCAGCGGATCGCAGCTCACCAGGGCCCCGCTCTCCTCGATGGCCGCTCTCAGGGTTTGCATCGTTTTCTCAAGGACAAGCGAAGCGTCCGTGGGCTCGAACTTCCCGCCCCTCGTTCCCAGGCGGGAATACGCGAGGAGATCATTGATCAGCCGCTGCATCCGGTTCGTCCCGTCCACCACGTAGCCGATGAATTCGTCGGCCTCGGGACCGATCTGCCCCTGGTATCGCCGCGCCAGCAACTGGGAGAAGCCGGAGATCATCCGCAGAGGCTCCTGCAGGTCGTGGGAGGCCACATAGGCGAACTTTTCCAGTTCCGCGTTGGAGCGGGCCAGTTCCTCCGCCTTTCGGTTCAGCGCTTCTTCGGCCCGCGTGCGCTCCGTGATGTCCCGCGCCGCCGCGAACACCCCGGCGACCTTCCCCGACTCGTCCCGATACACCGAGGCGTTGTACAGGACGGGAGTCGCACCGCCTTCGCGCCGCCGAACCTCCAGGGCGTAGTCCCGCACCGAACCTTCCCGGAACACCTGCCGGTATCCCGCGCGGGCCTTCTCCGGGTCCGTGAAGTAGTCCGCGAAATCCGTTCCGACGAGCGCCTCCCGCGAAACCCCCGTGACGGTTTCCGCGGCGGCGTTCACGTCCGTCACCGTCCCGTCCCGTCCGATCGTCACCAGGGGGTCCAGGCTTGCCTCGAGAAGGCTGCGGTTGTACGCCCCGGCCTGTCGCAACGCCTCTTCCGCCCGCCTGCGCTCGACATCCGCCGTATTCAGCGTGGCGGCGCTCTGCACGACCACGATCACGAGAGTGACGACGCTGGTGGTCACCAACAACGCCACCCCGAACTCATCTCCGTAGAGCCCGGCGCGCTCCCCCAGCAATCTCAGCCAGGCGAAGACCAGCGGAATGGCGAACACGAAGGGCAGAAGGCGACGTGTCAAGGCGCCTCCCGGGGTATCGCTCATGATGAACCCCGTAACCCCGCGGTCCCGAAGCCGGGAAAGGATGCCGACGACAAGTACTACGAATGCCAGCGCGGTGTGGATCGCGATATGGGTATAGGAGATGAAACCTGCCGGGGAATCCGCCGCGTAGGCGAATCCCATGAGGGCCAGCATCGCGACCGCCCCCGCGGCGAGGGCGAGGATGGACGCGATCCATTCCCCCCGGCGCACGTTGAGGAGCAGGAGGGCTCCGCCGAGGAAGAGGAAGTTCAGCGCCGAATTGGGCGCCATCCTGCCGGGGCTGGAGGTCTTAATGGCTCCCGGGGCCTCCCGGGCCAACATCTGATCGATGCCCAGGTCCCACCCGAATGCATATTCGGACAGCGTCAGCAGCCCCAGGAGCGCCACCAGGAGCGCAAGTCCCTGCGCGATCCGTCCCTTCCCCCGCGTACCGCCTTCTTCCTCCGGCGCCGAGAGTCCCAGGGAAATGCCGGACAGGAGCAAAGCGAAGGCCGCGTTCGCTTTCATCCGTACCATGTCCTGCGGAGTCCACTCCAGGAGGCCGATGTCGAACACCCACCCCGCGAGCATGACGGCCCCAAGCAGCGATACGAGGACCGCCGCGCCATTTGACAGGGACGCGGACAAAACGGAGAAACCACTCTTTGAAGGAACAGGCATCGCCTACTCCTATACGCCCAACTTCCGGCGCCGGTACCGGAACGTGTGATAGTTGATCCCAAGGAGCATCGCGGCCTTGGTCTCGTTTCCGCCGGCTTGAAGGACGGCTTCGGCGATATAGAACCGCTCGAGCGCTTCCTGGGCGGCTTGGAGGCTGGTCCCTTCGGGAGGCAGCGGGGGGAAACGGATCCCGTCGCCGGGTTCGTACGTGAGCGCTCCCGCGCCTCCCTTGCGACCCCGGTTTCCGACTTCCAGACCCACGTCCTGCAGCAGCAGGAGGGGCCCCTTTCCGGTCAGAACGCCCCGTTCGATGATGTTCCGAAGTTCCCGTACGTTCCCGTTGAAACGATGGGAACACAGCGCCTCTTCCGCATCGGGGGAGATCCCCGTAAACGGATTCCCGAACTTCTCGCCGAATTCCACGAGGAAGTGCCGGGCGATGGGAAGGATGTCCTCGCGCCGATCGTTGAGCGAAGGCACCTCCACCTTCAGGACCGCGATGCGGTAATAGAGGTCCTCCCGGAAACGCCCTTCTTCGACCAGGGACTGGAGGTTCCGGTTCGTCGCGGAGACGATCCGGGTCTTCACCTTGAGCTTCCGCGTTCCCCCAACGCGATAATATTCCCCCTCTTCGAGAAACCGGAGGAGCTTCGCCTGCACCTCCATGCTCATGTCGGAGATTTCGTCGAGGAAAAGCGTTCCCCCGGCGGCCTGCTCCACGAGCCCCTCCTTCCCTCCGGCGCTCGCCCCGGTGAACGCCCCCCGCTCGTACCCGAACAGTTCGCTCTCGATCAGCTCCTTCGGGATGGCGGCGCAGTTGACGCTGACAAGCGGACCGTTGAAATTGGGGCTCAGGTTGTGGATGGCGCCCGCGATGAACTCCTTGCCCGTGCCGGTCTCCCCCTGGATGAGGATCGGCGTATCGGGGCTTTTCGCCAGGCGCTCCAACAGCCCCATCACGTTCTGGATGGCATCGCTTTCCGCGATGAAGACGGGGAGGTTCTCGCGGAGGTAGCGCTTCTGGAGATGCTGCACCTCCTTTTTCAGGCGGACCGTCTCGAGCGCGTTCCGGATCGTCACGTTCAGCGTATCCATGTGGAGCGGCTTGACCACGTAATCGTAGGCGCCCCCCTTCATCGCCGAGACCACCGTGTTCACCTCCTCGAACGCGGTGATGACGATGACGAGGATGCCGGGGACGCATTCCTTGATCCGCGGGAGCGCGTCGAGGCCGCTCATCCCGGGAAGGCCGATATCGAGCAGAACGAGGTCGGGTTTTTCGGTGACGAGAGCGGCCAGCGCGGTCTCGGCCATGGCGAACGTCTTGATCCGGTATTTCGAGTTGAGACTGAGGGCGATCCCTTCCCGGATGGTGGGCTCATCGTCCACGACGAAGATGGCATACGGCTTCATGCCCGCGATTCTCTCCGTTCCCCGTGCATGCACGGTCGCGACGCGAATTGATTATATCGCCGGGGAGTTCGAGCAGGGCCGCGATAAGGAAAAATTTTACGAAGAAGGGTTTTATAATTCCTTCCTGCAGGGTGAGGAGAACCCTTCGTTCGCATCTCCCGATGGTGGATAATGGGCTCCAGCACCGTGCGAAGGGGATCCCATGGACACCGCGGCGTCGACCGGCGCTCCACTCAACATCCTCGTCGTCGACGACGAGGGCAACATCCGGAAGACCCTCGCCATCTGCCTGGAAACCGAAGGCCACCGTGTAATCGCCGTCGGCAACTTCGAGGACGCCGTCGCGGAGGCGTCCCGCCGCACCTTCCACATGGCGTTCGTCGATCTCCGCCTGGGCACGGCGAGCGGCCTGGACCTGATCCCCGTGCTGCTTTCGGGATCCCCCTGGATGAAGGTCGTCGTCATCACCGCGTACGCTTCGATCGACACGGCCGTGGAAGCCATGCGCCGTGGAGCGACCGACTACATCCCGAAACCGTTCACGCCGGCCCAGGTCCTGCTCTCCGTGCGGAAAGTGGAGGAAGTCCGGACGCTGGAGCAGAACGTGGCGGTGCTCCGGGAGGACATGGCGAGAACTTCCCCGGAGGTACGTTTTTCGAGCGAAAGCCCCGCCATGCAGCGCGCCATGGAACTCGCCCGCCAGGTCGCATCCACCGACGCCGCGGTGCTCCTCCGCGGCGAGAGCGGGACCGGAAAAACCGTCCTGGCCCGTGCGATCCACGGCTGGAGCCGTCGCGCGGCGAAACCGTTCGGCGTGGTATCGTGCCCCTCCCTGCCGGCGGAACTGCTGGAAAGCGAGATGTTCGGCCATGCGAAAGGCGCATTCACCGGAGCGGTCCGCGACAACCCGGGGCGAATCGCCGCCTGCGAGGGGGGAACCCTCTTCCTCGACGAGATCGGCGATCTCCCGCTTTCCCTGCAGCCCAAGCTCTTGCGGTTCCTGCAGGACCAGGAGTACGAACGGCTCGGCGATCCGTCGACCCGGAAGGCCGACGTCCGTATCGTCACGGCCACGAACCGGGATCTGGAAGGGGAGGTGAAAACCGGGCGGTTCCGGGAGGATCTTTTCTATCGTTTGAACGTCGTCCCGATCGAGATCCCGCCGCTTCGCGAACGTCCCCAGGATTTCGAGGTGCTCGCGACGCAGTTGCTCGCGTTCTACGGCAAGATCCACCACCGCGGTTTCGTCGGTTTCACGGAAGAAGCCATGCAGACGATGAAACGCCAAGCGTGGCCGGGAAACCTCCGGGAATTGCGCAACGTCATCGAACGGGCCTCCATTTTCTGCCGGTCGGAACGGATCGGCGTCGAGTATCTTCCCGGGGCGTTCTCCCGCGCGGAGACGGCTCCCGCCGCAGGGATCCTGGTATCCCTGGAAAAGATCGAGGAGGAGCACATCCGCCGTGTCCTTGCCGCCTCGAAGTCGCTGCAGGAGGCGGCCGAGGTCCTCGGCATCGACCAGGCAACCCTCTGGCGCCGCAGAAAGAAGTACGGTATCTGACGCACCCCTTTCCCTCATTGCATTCTGCAATGCCCCCTTGGGGTTTTCCTTGCAATCGGCAAGGTCCGGCAGGGTGCCCGGACCGGAAAAACGTGCGATTCCAGCAGGTTTCCTGAGAACAGTGCCCGGCATGGCCCTTGCGTTCCCGAAGGGCGGGAGGCGCAAGGGGGATGAGGCATCCGGGAAAATCGTGCGGAATCCGCGCACCGATCCTCGGCCTGCTGGCGATGATCGGCATCATCCTTTTGTCGGAAACGATAGGGCTTGCCCAGCGATCGAATCAAAAGGAAAGAGGGATCGAAGGATTCCGGAAATTGAGATGGGGAACTTCCGTCGAGGAGGCAACCCGGATCTATCCGGATCTGTATTTTGAAAAGTACGTGATGATCGACAACAAGAAAGAACCGTGGAAAGTGTATGTCCGCAAGGCGGAGCATGGGGAAATTGAGAATGTCCCGTTCGATTCGATCGAATACTGGTTCAAGGGAGGCCGTTTTTATCAAGTCCGGGCGGTATTGCAATCGAGATTCGGCCCCCGGACCCTGGTTACGCAGGCCGAAAACGATTACAACAAGGTCCGCCAGAGATTGAAGAATCGGTACGGGAACCCATCCGATCAAAAGGTCGAGTACGTTACCGAATTCCTCGTGGCCGTGAAGGAGGCGACCTGGGTCGTGGACCGTTCCGCCATTACGATCCGGTACGAGGGCATCGGGAAGGCGGATGAGGATGAACTGACATTGACGATGAAGGAGAGGGGAAATTGAGCCTTCGTCAAAAACTGGCCCTCGGTTTCGGCGGCCTGCTGGTGATCATCGCCGCGATCGGGATCCACAACATCACGCGGATCACCGCCCTGGGGCAATCCATCGACGTCATCCTCCGGGAGAATTACCGGAGCGTGCTCGCTTGCCAGGAGATGAAGGAAGCCCTCGAGCGGATGGACAGCGGGGCGGTGTTCGTGCTCCTGGGGGCCGAAGAGAAGGGGAACGGGCAGATCGCGCAACACGAGGCGCTGTTCGAGAAGGCCCTCCAGGCCGAGGCGAACAACATCACCTTGCCGCAGGAAGGGGAGAAGGCGAAGCGGCTGAAGGGACTGTTCCAGCGATACCGTTCTTCGATCCGGAAGATGGGGGATCCCGCGGTCGGGCGGGAGGCGCGAAGGAAAGCCTATTTCTCGGACCTCCAGCCGCTCTTCCAGCAGATCAAGGAGACGGCGGATGATATCCAGCGGATGAACCAGCGGAACATGGTGGACATGGACCTGCAGGCCAGGAGGCAGGCGTCCTCCGTGAGGCGGCAGATGTACATGATGCTGATCGCCGCCACGCTCGTCGCGGCGGGGTTCCTGTTTCTCACGGGAAAATGGATCCTGCGGCCGATCACACGGCTGACGAATTCCACGAAAGAGATCCAGAAAGGAAACCTGGACATTGTCCTGCCCGGCGGATCCGGAGACGAGATCGGCCAGCTCTCCGAAGCGTTCAACGAGATGACGTCGTCCTTGCGGGAATTCCGGCGAACCGGCCAGGCCCGCCTCCTGCGGATCCAGCGATCCACCCAGCAGGCGTTCGACAGTCTGCCCGAGGCGATCGCAGTGCTCAATCCGGAGGGAGAAGTGGAGGTTGCGACCGTGGCGGCGGGGGACGCGTTCGGCCTGAGGCTGAAAGTCCGCGTGCCGGATCTCCCGTATCCGTGGATGGCCAACCTGTTCGAGGAGGCCCTCCGGAAGGGCCGTACGGTGGAACTCGAGGGAACGGGGGCCGTCGTGCAGCAGTTCGTCCGGAACGAGGAGAGGTTCTACCGCCCGAAAGCCGTGCCGATCCTCGACCCGTCGGGAGCGCCGGCAGGGGTGGTGCTGATCCTCCACGACGTGACGCAACAGCGCCAGCTGGACGAGAAGAAGAGCGGAGTGGTCTCCGCAGTCTCCCACCAGTTGAAGACTCCGCTTACCTCGATCCGCATGGCGATCCACCTGCTGCTGGAGGAAAAGGTCGGGGAGCTTACGCCCAAGCAGTCGGACCTGCTGGTCGCGGCCGGCGAGGATGCCGAACGGCTCGAGCGGATCGTCGACGAGCTCCTGGACATCGGCCGGATCGAAGCAGGGAAGGGACGGATGGATCTCTGCCCGGTCCGCCCGGTCGATCTGGTGTCCCGGGAGCTGGAGGCGTACCGTCCCGCGGCCCGGGACGGCGGGGTGTCCCTGGTCGTCGACCTGCCCGCGACATTGCCGCCGGTCCTGGTGGATCCTGCCCGGGTCGCCCATGTCTTCGCCAACCTGCTCTCGAACGCACTGAAGTACACGCCCCCCGGCGGCAAGGTCACCCTCTCCGCGAAGGCGGAAGGGGAGTTCGTCCGGTTCCGGGTATCGGATACGGGGGTGGGGATCCCGGAGGAATATCTTCCCAGGATCTTCGAGCAGTTCTTTCGCGTACCCGATCAGGGTTCGGGGACGGGAGTGGGATTGGGACTGGCCATCGTGAAGGACATCGTGGAGGCGCACGGCGGGAATGTCGGGGTGGAAAGCCGGGAGGGGACGGGAAGCGCGTTCCATTTCACCCTGCGGATCGCCGGCCATGGCGCGGCGGAAGGGAGACGGACATGATCGACGCAATCTACCTGGTGGTCACCATCGCCGCGTTCGGGCTGTGCGCCCTGTTCGCGCACTCCCTGGAAAGGATGTGAACCCATGCTGGATATCGTCGTCGGAATCGTCGGCGTCCTGCTGATCGGGTATCTGTTCATCTCCGTCATACGACCCGAGAAATTCTAGGATAGAGGCCTCCCCATGGATCTCTACGGATGGATACAGCTTGCGCTTTTCCTGGGACTTCTCCTGCTGGCCACCCGGCCGATGGGCGTGTATCTGTACCGGGTCCTGGACCCGCAAGGGAAGACGTTCCTCGACCCGGTCCTGAAACCGGCCGAGCGGATCCTCTATCGGCTGATGCGCGTCGATCCGAAGGCCGAGCAGGACTGGAAACGGTACGCCGTCTCCCTGCTGGTGTTCAGCCTGGTGGGAGTTCTCTTCACCTATGCCATCCTCCGCCTGCAGCGGTCGCTGCCGATGAACCCGCAGCGCCTCGGTCCCGTGAGCGAGCACCTCGCCTTCAACACGGCGGTCAGTTTCACCACGAACACGAACTGGCAGAGCTACGGGGGGGAGTCGACGATGTCGTACCTCTCCCAGATGGTCGCCCTCGCCTTCCACAATTTTGTTTCCGCCGCCTCCGGCATCGCCGTGGCCGCGGCGCTTGTGCGGGGCATCGCCCGGCATACCACCAAAACGGTGGGCAACTTCCTTGTGGATCTGGTCCGGACGACCCTGTACCTGCTGCTCCCTTTGTGCCTCCTCTACGCGGTCTTCCTGGTTTCCCAGGGGATGATCCAGAACTTCAAGCCGTATGAA from bacterium includes these protein-coding regions:
- a CDS encoding sigma-70 family RNA polymerase sigma factor; translated protein: MRLEKATRVPNILPFRREPAKPDRPARGSYSSTGKRAATCVAREQDRPSALAGGDEELLAGLRAGSASAVDELLRLYQVKIFNLAMSILKNESDAEEATQDVFMTVIRKAETFQGNSAFYSWMYRICVNTCLMRLRGKRRNETVSIEEFMPVFTDEGMHASPMDDWSKEVERDALNEELGRMIRKYTEELSEKYRVVFVLSDVEGLSNEETAKILGLTVPAIKSRLHRARLYLREQLSRYLLEGKAGRMGMQSAKPREPGRNQAVWRV
- a CDS encoding ATP-binding protein, coding for MGDRPIHALLIEDNPGDARLIGEMMAEAGNGSPRMKWADRLGAGLQSLIEGEIDIVLLDLALPDSQGIDTLSAVREAAPGVPVVVLTGLDDEDTAMESLRQGAQDYLVKGKFDGVLLLRSIRYARERKRTEKTLRESEERFRTKVENSFVGIFIVRNGRIVFRNPEQKRLFGEMPELFMLREFQDIHPEDREKFSSLCDAIDSGEPIAPETDLRFYPYGKAAEGVDMRWVLIRASPIRYEEQVAALVNMVDITRSKEMEHIAMVREKMAALGHAITGIAHEIRNPLSGINIHLSLLENLHREADGLGEEEREKAKRIIDEIKSASCRIEDVIKKVMDFSRPSAFRLKRADINEAVGEAIDFSMDMLRKRGITLDRSGVGKLPKCLADPRLFTQVLLNLISNAAEAMENSEKEKVLEISVSLEGGQAVIRVADSGPGVPSHLREKIFDPFFTTRQDGYGIGLNFSRRVIAGHRGSLKIGESRQGGAEFRIELPIPKEEGPEEGLQMEPSARQ
- a CDS encoding response regulator, which encodes MSHEEHGRPIEILLVEDNPGDVRLTIEALREGKVLNRLTVARDGEEAMATLRRQGKFANARRPDIILLDLNLPKKDGREVLEEIKKDPKLMVIPIVILTTSQDEQDVLKSYKLHANCYITKPVDLSQFLSVVKAIEEFWFTVVVLPKKKE
- a CDS encoding ATP-binding protein, coding for MPVPSKSGFSVLSASLSNGAAVLVSLLGAVMLAGWVFDIGLLEWTPQDMVRMKANAAFALLLSGISLGLSAPEEEGGTRGKGRIAQGLALLVALLGLLTLSEYAFGWDLGIDQMLAREAPGAIKTSSPGRMAPNSALNFLFLGGALLLLNVRRGEWIASILALAAGAVAMLALMGFAYAADSPAGFISYTHIAIHTALAFVVLVVGILSRLRDRGVTGFIMSDTPGGALTRRLLPFVFAIPLVFAWLRLLGERAGLYGDEFGVALLVTTSVVTLVIVVVQSAATLNTADVERRRAEEALRQAGAYNRSLLEASLDPLVTIGRDGTVTDVNAAAETVTGVSREALVGTDFADYFTDPEKARAGYRQVFREGSVRDYALEVRRREGGATPVLYNASVYRDESGKVAGVFAAARDITERTRAEEALNRKAEELARSNAELEKFAYVASHDLQEPLRMISGFSQLLARRYQGQIGPEADEFIGYVVDGTNRMQRLINDLLAYSRLGTRGGKFEPTDASLVLEKTMQTLRAAIEESGALVSCDPLPTVTADGIQLAQLFQNLIGNAVKFRGEQRPRVHVSARLDGGEWVFSVKDNGIGIDPKYFGRIFAIFQRLHGNTEYPGTGIGLAICKKIAERHGGRIWVESETGKGSTFFFSIIENGGDKHES
- a CDS encoding sigma-54 dependent transcriptional regulator, whose amino-acid sequence is MKPYAIFVVDDEPTIREGIALSLNSKYRIKTFAMAETALAALVTEKPDLVLLDIGLPGMSGLDALPRIKECVPGILVIVITAFEEVNTVVSAMKGGAYDYVVKPLHMDTLNVTIRNALETVRLKKEVQHLQKRYLRENLPVFIAESDAIQNVMGLLERLAKSPDTPILIQGETGTGKEFIAGAIHNLSPNFNGPLVSVNCAAIPKELIESELFGYERGAFTGASAGGKEGLVEQAAGGTLFLDEISDMSMEVQAKLLRFLEEGEYYRVGGTRKLKVKTRIVSATNRNLQSLVEEGRFREDLYYRIAVLKVEVPSLNDRREDILPIARHFLVEFGEKFGNPFTGISPDAEEALCSHRFNGNVRELRNIIERGVLTGKGPLLLLQDVGLEVGNRGRKGGAGALTYEPGDGIRFPPLPPEGTSLQAAQEALERFYIAEAVLQAGGNETKAAMLLGINYHTFRYRRRKLGV
- a CDS encoding sigma-54 dependent transcriptional regulator, coding for MDTAASTGAPLNILVVDDEGNIRKTLAICLETEGHRVIAVGNFEDAVAEASRRTFHMAFVDLRLGTASGLDLIPVLLSGSPWMKVVVITAYASIDTAVEAMRRGATDYIPKPFTPAQVLLSVRKVEEVRTLEQNVAVLREDMARTSPEVRFSSESPAMQRAMELARQVASTDAAVLLRGESGTGKTVLARAIHGWSRRAAKPFGVVSCPSLPAELLESEMFGHAKGAFTGAVRDNPGRIAACEGGTLFLDEIGDLPLSLQPKLLRFLQDQEYERLGDPSTRKADVRIVTATNRDLEGEVKTGRFREDLFYRLNVVPIEIPPLRERPQDFEVLATQLLAFYGKIHHRGFVGFTEEAMQTMKRQAWPGNLRELRNVIERASIFCRSERIGVEYLPGAFSRAETAPAAGILVSLEKIEEEHIRRVLAASKSLQEAAEVLGIDQATLWRRRKKYGI
- a CDS encoding ATP-binding protein; translated protein: MSLRQKLALGFGGLLVIIAAIGIHNITRITALGQSIDVILRENYRSVLACQEMKEALERMDSGAVFVLLGAEEKGNGQIAQHEALFEKALQAEANNITLPQEGEKAKRLKGLFQRYRSSIRKMGDPAVGREARRKAYFSDLQPLFQQIKETADDIQRMNQRNMVDMDLQARRQASSVRRQMYMMLIAATLVAAGFLFLTGKWILRPITRLTNSTKEIQKGNLDIVLPGGSGDEIGQLSEAFNEMTSSLREFRRTGQARLLRIQRSTQQAFDSLPEAIAVLNPEGEVEVATVAAGDAFGLRLKVRVPDLPYPWMANLFEEALRKGRTVELEGTGAVVQQFVRNEERFYRPKAVPILDPSGAPAGVVLILHDVTQQRQLDEKKSGVVSAVSHQLKTPLTSIRMAIHLLLEEKVGELTPKQSDLLVAAGEDAERLERIVDELLDIGRIEAGKGRMDLCPVRPVDLVSRELEAYRPAARDGGVSLVVDLPATLPPVLVDPARVAHVFANLLSNALKYTPPGGKVTLSAKAEGEFVRFRVSDTGVGIPEEYLPRIFEQFFRVPDQGSGTGVGLGLAIVKDIVEAHGGNVGVESREGTGSAFHFTLRIAGHGAAEGRRT
- the kdpF gene encoding K(+)-transporting ATPase subunit F; its protein translation is MLDIVVGIVGVLLIGYLFISVIRPEKF